A window of the Paenibacillus woosongensis genome harbors these coding sequences:
- a CDS encoding heptaprenyl diphosphate synthase component 1, producing MAHKYVGYDMITNHTALPEYPVARVRLLYMFLNIRDSSKIRAHETSALAAFLVQIGLDTHDMIDVDSTCKEERSMRSRQLKVLAGDYFSSLFYELLAKAGQIELVSSMSTAICEVNRLKVGLYNKLKKLLPTEEYLKECTQIKMGLFQSFSHLMDKPLQNLWRLLLAELSRCEVVLGEMKSSSMLPEERQGFAYLRIMETGTAEDKEAISRRKVDRREWSSLLAKYDVNEQLVHKLHQSVERVQALVQELKGDKERSELAAIVEPFRAALSSQRRAMQEG from the coding sequence ATGGCACATAAATATGTCGGATACGACATGATTACCAACCACACGGCGCTACCGGAATATCCGGTTGCCCGTGTTCGTTTGCTTTATATGTTTCTAAACATCCGTGACAGCAGCAAAATTCGGGCGCATGAGACCTCCGCACTGGCGGCTTTTCTCGTACAGATCGGGCTCGACACGCATGACATGATCGATGTCGACTCGACTTGCAAGGAGGAGCGGAGCATGCGATCCCGCCAGCTTAAGGTACTGGCGGGCGATTATTTCAGCAGCCTGTTTTATGAGCTGCTCGCGAAGGCGGGACAAATTGAACTGGTGTCTTCCATGAGCACTGCGATTTGCGAAGTCAACCGGCTGAAGGTTGGGCTCTACAACAAGCTAAAGAAGCTTCTGCCTACGGAAGAATATTTGAAGGAATGCACACAAATCAAGATGGGCTTGTTCCAATCGTTCTCCCATCTGATGGACAAGCCGCTGCAAAATCTGTGGAGATTGCTGCTGGCTGAGCTTAGCCGCTGCGAGGTCGTGCTTGGTGAAATGAAGTCTAGCAGCATGCTGCCGGAGGAACGCCAAGGCTTCGCTTATTTGCGGATTATGGAAACGGGTACGGCCGAGGACAAGGAAGCCATTTCACGGCGCAAGGTCGACCGGAGGGAGTGGTCTTCGCTTCTGGCCAAATACGACGTGAACGAGCAGCTCGTTCACAAGCTGCATCAATCCGTAGAGCGGGTTCAAGCGCTCGTTCAGGAACTAAAGGGGGACAAGGAGCGGTCCGAGCTGGCTGCGATTGTCGAACCATTTCGTGCGGCGCTATCGTCGCAGCGGCGTGCAATGCAGGAAGGGTAA